The following DNA comes from Bactrocera neohumeralis isolate Rockhampton unplaced genomic scaffold, APGP_CSIRO_Bneo_wtdbg2-racon-allhic-juicebox.fasta_v2 cluster11, whole genome shotgun sequence.
tcccccggcgggtactgcgtcgaatactttcagagctggaatatTTTCGTTCATtccgacaacatgacctagctagcttAGCTGCTGCCTTCTAATTcgccgaactatgtcaatgtcgtcatatatctcatacagctcatcgttccatcgcgatattcgccgtggccaacgcacataagaccataaatctttagcagaacctttctctcgaaaactcgtaacgttaactcatcagttgttgtcaacgtccatgcctctgcaccatatagcaggacgggcatAATGAGTGGTTTATAAAGTTTAGTTtatgttcgtcgaaagaggactttatttctcaattgcctactcagtccgaaatagcatctgttggcaagaattattccgcgttggatttccaggctgacactGTTGGTAGTGTTTATACTGggtcctaaatagacgaaattatttacgacttcaaagttatgacagtcaacagtgacgtccctggagttcgctccagtcttctcattgggtttggccctttgtggagattcgtggtggctgtgggtaaaacccaaatcgcgggaagaactgacttgtcagtcgaatgtggagttgcattgcaaccgggtgccggtcccaaagtacggcagaggttttagatgggcctcgagccctaccaaggtggttagtgtgtccttaccgcactgccaattggtactgaaaatccttacccaattttcagggcgctgatcgacgcattgtattgatccgttgtgcttttgagcaccgtggagttaagctttTCATAAGCAGGATCCGACGTAAATCACATTGacagttgtcaacagtgacgtgagagcgaAGTCGCGAGTGCatcgactgtttgtttgatgacaggagatatttcgtcttgccctccttCATTACcatacccatttgctttgcttccttgttcagtctggagaaagcagaactaacagcacgggtgttgaggccgatgatatcaatatcaacggcatacgccagcagctgtacactcttataaaagattgtatctgttcgattaagttctgcagctcgaattattttttccagcagcagattgaagaagtcgcacgattgGGAGTCACCTTGTCCGAAACCTcgattggtatcgaacggctcggagagatccttcctgATACTGACGGAgttcagacatcgcggtataaaggcagctccttttcgtactgtcgaaagcagctttgatatcgacgaagaggtggtgtgtgtcgattctcctttcacgggtcttttccaaaatacggcgcatggtgaatatctggtcggtagTTGACTTTCCAGGTCTAAGGCCACCCAGattaggtccaatcagtttgttgacagtgagctttaatctttcacacaatacgcttgatagaaccttatacgcgatgttgaggaggcttatcccacgatagttggcgcagattgtgaggtctacctttttatggattgggcagagcacacttaagttccaatcgttgggcatgctttcgtctgctccatcgtcatcgattggggaatcgggttcgccttctcacggCGTTGtgtgttcactgccattcagcaggctggagaagtgtttcctccataatttaggtACGCTCTGGGCATCgctcactagatcacctctgggggttctacaagagtatgctccggtcttgaaaccttttgttagccgccacattttttcgtagaattttcgagaattacccctgtcggcaagcttgtcaagctcttcttACTCCCTCAACCCCCATCGGAAATTTCTatcacctcgtacgctgatgatggTACGATAACGACGTCGGGCAAtagaatcgatggcatgtgctcaaacgtaaacggctatctctacgacctttctcgtttcctcccTGCTCGGAACTTAAGACTGTAAcccactaaatccacagcgaccatattcacaaactggacgaaggagtacaaACTTGACCtcaatattgcagtcgatggcagttaaaattccgactgtcaataaccctaaaaTACCTCCAACACACCGTTTTCAGactttatgaaataaaattttgaggttTGCAAAATAACCTGAcgtcttgaaattttttgagtattttttagttttcagaacccttaaatacatataagttatagtttttttgcgaaaataacatactaattttgaatgggaaagtaaaaaaattattctatgtATTGACCAttgctttttacacattttggcCACCTTTCGGGCAGTTTGTTGATACCATACTAATAGAAATGTTCGTCTGTTGAAGTAAACCAATCAAACAACCAATATTTGACTTCCCCGTAAAAATCAAAGTGCTGATCAGCCAATGCGTGTTCCATCGATGAAAATAAATGGTAATCGGAAGTGGCCAATTCTGGTAAATACTATAGGTGGAGTAGCAGCTCCCAGCTAAATACTATGATTGAATACTGTaccgattttgctttgtgtgcGAGTGAATTGTCGTATAACAAAATTTCACAAGTGATTTTTCGGTTTTCCACTTGTCTTTCATTCAACTCATGTGGCACCCATTTTCTATATGCAGATTTGTTGCAGACCTGTAGTATGATGATTGAATAGGTTATCAcgattaatttgtttaattcgtttgcaaaaaatatacttCAGTTTTATCTTACTAAACCAAcccatatttattatatacgaattatatctgaatataattGAAACATTAAAACTAACACAGCTAACAATTAATCTACAAAATAAATAGCTCACTATATGCAAGTAACtaaactttaaaacaaaaagtaaacttAAAGTTATTGCAGTGACAACATTTAAATCTCATGAAATTTGTATTACATTAACATCACCACCTCTCATTTGTTTATCCGTCAACAGCGACTTGGTTGGATCGGATTCACTAAGTACACTGCATTCGGCTACCGTTGGCAAGATTTGAATTGCTTGGATTGATTCCGCTTCGAAGAAACTATTTAGCGCATTATTTTTTGATGCTGGCGTGTCGAAGTTTTGTTCAGCTCTTATTTCAACATATGTTGGTTTAATTTCTGTAAGTAGTGTTGAAGCATCGAATGCCTGACATGACTTTGTTATTGACGGCCATGTTTTGCAACACCGTAAATCATATTCGACGTGCATATATTTCCGTttcgattttttcatatttctttcgcggcgcagttgcactttttgAAAGATTAAATTGTCAACAACGTATATCTCAACAATGACATGTACTAAAAAGTTGGCAGCTCCATAAAACAACATCCACAACCGAAAGCGGAAATCGTTAGGTACAACTAGTTGGAAAAAGTCTCGTATCCATTGCGAAGGATAACATACTAAATAACAAACAATTGCAAGATTTGTAACCAATGAAAAGCAGAAAGGAACATTCGACCAAATTGGTTTTCGATATGGCGCTCccttagaaaatataaatgcaaGTATAATATACTGAAAACTGGATATCGCAAACATAGTGTAGTTTTCGTAGCATCCTAAGTGATCTTCATCACTGTGTTTGAAAGCAACAAACCAGTCCTGTTGATGCAACTGATACCAACCTATAAATAAAAGAGACACTTTGATTTTACaaggaaattttgtttgaaaattaaataagacaagTTTATGAAGCCAAATACAAGCCTTTGCTGACAGAAAATATTTCTCCTATTCGTACATTGTGCTCATCATAAGGTACCCCTATGTGTAAATAGTATTTCGCAAGCTTCGTTTAATTACAAAAGAAGAATAAAGCACTTATAACAATATTGCAGATCTAAAATGTTATTTACTAAACATATGTAAAAAGTATCCAAACCATGGAAAAGATCAGAACACTGTTACAACCATAAGCACTTtttataataatgcaataaaaatggTTGAATTAACACatgaattaaatttgtttaattgtgTAATCCCATATACGggattaataatttaaaaaaatacatatttcaacttcgggagtgaaaaaaattccaaatacgGAATTAAAAAACGGTAACTCCGGTAATACGGTAATCAAATAAATCGGAATAAACATTTATTcttgattttttattccaagtaCCAGATAATTTCAAGCATATAATTTAAgcagataaatattttattaatttaatattttcattcacattcaagcgatttaaattttattcatatttcgaTTTGATTTTGggatagaaaatttaattttaaattttaactgttaaaataaaaaaatatattttttaatttccactccTAAACGCATTAATCTAATCTTAAATCAGAacattggaattaaaaatttaattagcttaatttaatttttctttaatttataagAACGAAAGCAGAACTATATTTAGAGCCACGAGCAAATAACCCTTAAGCTCTTTTGCATTTAATAATACACATGCCTTCATTAATAATATCGCAACACTAGtactaatttaataaaaatcatattatttttgaacttaCCAGCCATTTGGAATCCAACTACGACAAGTAAATGCAATATTATTGATGCTAATGGAGCTAAGGATATAAGCGAGTTTAAAGGAACTTGTTTAGCGAGTGGTCCAACGTACGCCCctgttttgccaaaaaaaaatgcgAACACAGATATTAGTCCTAAATCAACATATAAATACTGCTTATCCGTTAAGTTGGAGTCAATGGAGTATAATATCATAACCGATATAAATTGCACCATAGAATAAGCAGccatgtatttaaatataccaaATGATGTAACTAGTGCAGCTCTTCCTTCCTTGATGATATATGGCACACATTCAATTGTAGCATTACGCGAAGTAAATGGTGAGGCAATTGCAGACTCAGTTTCGCTTAACGAAATACCAGTATGTGCAACTTTTAAGGCACCACAGTCGTTTGCACCATCACCACACATAGCAACGCAGTAGTCAAGTTGTTGAAGATCTATAATTAGAGCTTGCTTTTGTTCCGGTGACATACGTGCAAAAATGGCGCCACGtactacaaaatttttcaattcattcGGGAAATTTTCTCGTACAATCTGCCATGTTCTACCAATCATTGCGAATCTGTAATTGTTCCGCCAGGTAGGACGATGACATTTTTTCTCGTGTTTACAGCTAACAACACCTAATTCTGGATCTTGGTGCGTCCATGTTTCACAAGTCTCAACACTCGTTAGGCTATTACTGTTTGGTAGTGTCATTGACACACTACTTAATGATAAGACGTCACCATTAAAGATTTGGAAATTCTCAGTTTCGCAAACTCCATCAATAGAATTAGCGGCCGAAGATTGCAATGATATTATATCCGATATATTTACTAAATCTTTAGTAGCATCCTCACAACCACCTATATCAAGTGTGTAGTAAAGTTCATAAGCATGTGACTCTTTCTGAAGCACTTGTCGTGCGTTTACAGTGACAACCGCTTGGTCCGACGAAACAATACCACAGTCACGAGCTACACTTATCGCCGTCAAGAGATTATCTCCGGTTATCATAACCGTACGAATATTGGCATTGGTTAATGATGCTATCACCTCACTTGTATCCGGTTTTAGGCGATTTTCCATTACAACGAAACCAAGAAACTCAAGATCACTTTCAACTATTTCACGTGCCAAACGTTGTGCCTTTATATAACTCATTTTGAAACTAAGTGGTTTAAAAGCCATTGCGATAACACGATATCCGCGTTTTGCAAAAAATGCTAATTGTTTTGAGTAATTTTCTGGCAAACTGCTTGGTTGGCAAAGCTGCTGCATCATCTCAGGAGAACccttgcaatatacattgaaattTGAGCCACTTAGACGGCGGGTAATAACGGACATCCGCTGTAAATTCGAAGTGAATGGAAACTCTCGAACAATACCATGATCATTGTTTGTTTCACCATTAAGTAAACCAACGTCAGCCAATAAGTCATCAATAGAAGACTGACGCTGTACTGAAGCCGCCGCAATATTCGATTCCCCGTGAagattttcttaaaacaaaaactgaataacttgtattgtatttattatataatagtgATTTACCTTTCTTAGGCTGTCTTACAATAGTGGGATGAATTAGACTATACTTTTGACAGtctggaacatttttttggtctTCTAAAGTCCAACCAGTAGACTCAAACATCTTCAAATCCAGTGGGTCACCCATCAGTTTTCCATTCACTATAGTTATTGAATGACATGTTACCAtcccaaacaaaaaattaccatAAGGTAAACGCTCAATCTGTTTGATGGGCATTTGAAACTCATTTGTAACAGTTTTCGGAACTACACCCCACATATCTAAACCTTCTTCCGTAAGAGTACCCGTCTATGAAATTTAAAGATTCAAATATACATAACAATTCCACAAAGCAGCATTTTTTATTGTCGTACTACCTTGTCGAAACAACAGCAATCAATACTACCAGCAACATTAATGGATCGCGGAGAAAtacagtatatattttttttcttaaggcGCTTTTGGGCATAAAAGCGACCGACAGTCATGGCGGCTGGTAGTGCTGGTGGAACAACAATTGTTATAAGATCTAAGGACTCCACTGCAATTTTTACCGCATCTATACCTCGTGAAACCTAAAATACAAGACCAAATTCAGTTAAGTGAGATATTTATAATGTATGGCGCGTATAACTCAGCAGATTGTGCAACATACTTTCGCTGATCATAAAAGAAgctgtcaaaatttttaatatttatatttctgctacaattttataaatattttcgcttATAGCGGTACACTAGGCTACTCCGTTGCATTGCTTAATAATGCTAGTTTTTTTCACGGGGATTACGGGTTTTTTGTAAACCCTGAAATCTAAAGagataaataagaaaaatccaTGCGAAACGAGTAAAATTCCAATGTACAGTACGGAAATTTACTCTCGCTAGTGTTTAGGTAAGTGGAAAGGGATATAGTTGTGAGGGTCATTTCAGCAAATTCTGTGCCGACGCATGTCgcaggctatgttcgtaaatgcatcatgacttgcagcataagcaacagtagcaacactgcaagtttgaggtttgatacttcttatacaatttttgacaatttgcagatacatttgtttgcatttttgaacgcgtatagtactaaaatggaaattttgctgaatctaacactagacgaaatttgtgagcaaagaaatgatagattttctttaaatttaagaaaaagaagggtattgaagtcaaaaagaaaaatttgtaggtacaaatgtttgtctttaaaagaaaaatacctaaaaacaaatcatttattaaaacaataaagtcgtttcccgaggacatattcaaccgtactctcagcaataactgcgtctccgcattactgagattttcactaaaaatttaaaaataataatttatacaattattattaacataatttaactaaattccaatacaaaaattaaaataaaacagttttgcacttacttttcgtcagacatcgtagttaaatgcagtaaaaaaatttttgatagaaattatgtatgACAGTTGATAGAAGTGTAgcttttttgaacgcttgattattgcagtgttgcaatattgcatttctgaacgttctgtttgttatgcaatcgtcatgatgcgcgtcatgatgcatttacgaacatagccgcATTGTTTAAAACTTAGCCTTTAGGCACAGACCGCCAGGAAAGTATTCGATGGCAACACGTCCTCCTGCTCTAAGTGTTGCTATATTAATgacaaaatacagtttttacTCATCAAACAGAATTAGATCGCCAAAAGGGGATCTCTTGGCCCGATAAAACATGAATTTTAACGTATTACATATCACCACATCttgtaaattatttcttttacaaGATGTAAATCATCAAACTTTACCatgtattatatttcaaattgttACTTGTGTTCATATCgcgtatacaaaatatatttaaataaaaattcgtgCTATGTCATttggtaataaatattttgtgtgatGAATATAGGCCCTGCAATAAACCCCTGATGTTGTGGAATGTGAACAGATTTGCTTAATGttagaattgcaaaccaattctgatttttaaTAGTTGCGCAGAATGTGATTAGAACTTCAGCTTTTCGAACTTACGAAACATGATTTTACGCCCTATAATAGGACGAGCCTAGTTACAGTTCGACAACTGAATACAAAAAGGTACTTTAGGAGTGAATAATGACTCTTGTCACAGGAAATTTAACCGTCTCTAgccatttttcgaaaatataattattttctaaagtttGGAGTTTGAATACAATAAACaggtttaaataaattattaacccttatttctaaaataataaattatctaaatttaaatatttattttacaatacaatattacaatatttgtaattatcaaaaatttaagtaatgCTGTCAAGTACTTTGAATAGGGTTtcaacgaaaaaacaaaaacgcttATCTGGGCTGTgggatattttttaaaatgtatgcaAGGTGCATTTTGCAGTATCCctcaaaatgttaaataaaccAAAACACACATAtagatttattatattttaagaaactctcactaaataaataacatttaatacaTACCTTTGTTactaaagtataaataaaaccAATCAAGGCAATTAAACCCAaacattcaataaatttataagagtCCTGTTCAAATTTATAGTCAATTGGCGGTGGATAGAGTATTGAACGTATAAGACCACCTTTAGCAGTTATATTGCCAGTATTAATAACAATCGCCAAAACCTTTTCAGAACCAATATAACGCGTTTGTATAACTTTTGTTCCACAAAAAAGTGTATGTCTTGCATGTTCTTTCTTGTCGTATATCATATCTCGTCTCATTGGTAAAGGCGTTTTTGTTACCGGTACGCTTTCacctacaaaaaataattgtatattgtagcaaaatataaaacataagaTAAATAAAAACCTGTAAGCATTGATTCATCAAGTATGCAATTGCCTGATAAGAGCACAGCATCGCATTGCATAATACATCCGTTGGTGGGTATTTCGATTACATCGCCAAGAACTAACCACTCAGTGCCAGTTTCAAGAACTTCTCCAGTTTCTGTTACAACCAAAGCACAACCTTTATTTAGTACAGTTTCTCGCAGTGAATCCTGATTCTAAACATCAAAAAAGGCAAAACCATTACTTGGTACtctgaatttttcaattaatataacaaaaaacaactaAGGAAAGGTTAAGGTCGGGTGCAACCgacaattttatactcttgcaactttcagAAATCAAAGCAAGGGAAATAcgttaaggtgtaaaacgtcaacctgaggatcgaaatccaagcaattttacaaggtgtgttccaaagtaaacaggactttttgaatctagcgccccctggtggcgctatctgtatgtcgactggtgcgttagattctgctatctttatcgattgtccatgagtgaatttcatgacatttcatctaatggaaatgaagttattgcgttttaagtgtcagtatgtttgtgttgccggtgcgaaaatgagcttcgaacaaagagccaacattaaattttgtttcaaaattggtaaaacttttaccgaaacgtttcaattgattaaacaagtttatggcgatgattgcctatcccgtagcagagtgcacgagtatacaacgttttcaaagtggtcgtgaggacataaatgacgatcaacatgtgggccaatcaaaatccgtgatcaccggaaattccatcgaaactgtgcgtgaatttattaaaaccctgagccgaaatcatcattgaaattcatggaaatagaattgaacatctccaaaacatcgatttattgcattttgactgaacatttggacttacgaaaggtgtgttcggcccgaatatcgcgaagatgaaagttggcgtttgctGCACGATAaggcgccgtctcatcgatcgacgcttgtgaccgattatttgaccaaaattcacattttaatcattaaccactccccgtattcacctaatAAGACACCGtccgactttttccttttcagaaaaatgcatttgcccatgaaaggaaaacgttttgcagacgtagaggccattcaaaaggtaTGCACCGgaatactggcggccatactgcccaacgagctaaaacactcgttcgtcatgcttttgaaccgtgcaaaaagctgtattgaagcagaaggagactattaaGAATAAGTAAATTGATTTGGCCGAAAAAActatgttttctgtttttttaagtcctgtttactttggaacgcaccttgtatatacatacaaactatatatatgtaactaaatGCTGAGAGACACATaatgtttgttagaaaaacgaaattatatgtagtatatggaagttggggtagtattgaccaatttttatttatttttcccaaCACCATAAACTGTTAACattcacatactaaaaaactaatcatatagagtaaagtcagtcggacgttcgaaaatcctgatattagttataaggcatataagtcaagttttcgctgaaatttatttagttttggcataaagatacactgttatgagtaaaccATGATAGCTTAATTTCATTGAGATGActaacatattggccgatatatgcggtacaaagtcacccggaaattcgattatctttatattataatgtatatatggggactaagggaagtattagtccgattcaacccatttttaacacacagacatactattatcagagaagtactatccttgaatttcaattatatatctcagacaattttttttttgtttatacattgcaactagttcaaataaaagaaaggacTAACAAGCAACTTGAATATGACTTAaacatataattacaaaatcacaaaactacTATGAGAGTATTGGCTAATTTAAAAGATCGCTGGGTTTGAGGCGTTTGAGTCGTTTTGGTGGACCATCTCTTAACATATCAGTTAACATAGCTACTTCTTCGTTACAATATTGTAGCAATCTTGCACTATGTgctattgcaatttttaatatttctgcgttaaccgagtttacgcctagatcacgctctatatcagcacatctacaataccaaagcgctttgtcaattagtcttagtactttgtttagaaattgttggatgacttttttattgtttgcgttAGTACATCCCCAGAGTTGTGCACCATAGCTTCTTATCGGTCGGAGTATTTGTTTATagataagtaacttattttcgatggataacactgatttgttaccgattaaccaattgtaatttttgagtCGCATGTTCAGCTCCTTACGTTTGTTTTTACGTGAACTTTCCACCGTAGCTTAGTGTCAAGCGTCATTCCTAAGTATTTAGCGGAATTAAAGTACGGTATTCGTGCACCGTCTATGAAAATTAGTAAGTACTGTATcttgttgtatgtgaaaacaatgTGTACAGAGTTAGCTTCATTCAGCTTTATCTGCCATTTCTTTGCCCATTGTACGACTCtatttacagctttttggagaTTAGTAGTAGACTCGTGTTCACTACTACCAACAGCAAGAAAcgcggtatcatctgcaaatgtggctgtTGTATAATTGCAGTCAATTGGCAAGTCGTGCGTGAATAGAATATAAAGAAGAGGGCCCAACACACTACTTTGTGGAACTCCTGCTTTTATTTCCCTAAGAACAGAATATTTGTCTCCTTGTTTAACGCGAAAGTAGCGATGAGATAAATACGATTTTAAGATGTCATAATGCTGTTTCGGTAAAATTAGTTTGTTTCGAAAGCAgtcctttgtgacaaactttacCGAACGCTTTTGCAATATCCAAAAACACGGTagaacaga
Coding sequences within:
- the LOC126765911 gene encoding polyamine-transporting ATPase 13A3 isoform X7, whose translation is MCAKINCVQADPKPWVGLVNEKEDDEMQITGYKRSLLRTTFCWFFICLTGGLLSLIMHWWRHLYLIATHEKCSLDIAEKVLIQEHYQAKHVTYYVKAIQEINATMSMKSLQLQTRFSPSLLAKNGSSGNGNTLTLQRQSEVEIDEKSFHISLHFSSGQFKHTNHVRMFNCKHLRYVWDKQSQSFNKLKGLDVNVSSAYFHQQRGLPVQEQLSRRLAYGPNEITVPYKNFKTLLVLEMLNPFYVFQIFSVILWFTYDYYYYACVILLMSMFGIAMSIIQTKKNQDSLRETVLNKGCALVVTETGEVLETGTEWLVLGDVIEIPTNGCIMQCDAVLLSGNCILDESMLTGESVPVTKTPLPMRRDMIYDKKEHARHTLFCGTKVIQTRYIGSEKVLAIVINTGNITAKGGLIRSILYPPPIDYKFEQDSYKFIECLGLIALIGFIYTLVTKVSRGIDAVKIAVESLDLITIVVPPALPAAMTVGRFYAQKRLKKKNIYCISPRSINVAGSIDCCCFDKTGTLTEEGLDMWGVVPKTVTNEFQMPIKQIERLPYGNFLFGMVTCHSITIVNGKLMGDPLDLKMFESTGWTLEDQKNVPDCQKYSLIHPTIVRQPKKENLHGESNIAAASVQRQSSIDDLLADVGLLNGETNNDHGIVREFPFTSNLQRMSVITRRLSGSNFNVYCKGSPEMMQQLCQPSSLPENYSKQLAFFAKRGYRVIAMAFKPLSFKMSYIKAQRLAREIVESDLEFLGFVVMENRLKPDTSEVIASLTNANIRTVMITGDNLLTAISVARDCGIVSSDQAVVTVNARQVLQKESHAYELYYTLDIGGCEDATKDLVNISDIISLQSSAANSIDGVCETENFQIFNGDVLSLSSVSMTLPNSNSLTSVETCETWTHQDPELGVVSCKHEKKCHRPTWRNNYRFAMIGRTWQIVRENFPNELKNFVVRGAIFARMSPEQKQALIIDLQQLDYCVAMCGDGANDCGALKVAHTGISLSETESAIASPFTSRNATIECVPYIIKEGRAALVTSFGIFKYMAAYSMVQFISVMILYSIDSNLTDKQYLYVDLGLISVFAFFFGKTGAYVGPLAKQVPLNSLISLAPLASIILHLLVVVGFQMAGWYQLHQQDWFVAFKHSDEDHLGCYENYTMFAISSFQYIILAFIFSKGAPYRKPIWSNVPFCFSLVTNLAIVCYLVCYPSQWIRDFFQLVVPNDFRFRLWMLFYGAANFLVHVIVEIYVVDNLIFQKVQLRRERNMKKSKRKYMHVEYDLRCCKTWPSITKSCQAFDASTLLTEIKPTYVEIRAEQNFDTPASKNNALNSFFEAESIQAIQILPTVAECSVLSESDPTKSLLTDKQMRGGDVNVIQIS
- the LOC126765911 gene encoding polyamine-transporting ATPase 13A3 isoform X2, translated to MHTIYLVLLINFYIYSTDSIRAKSRVKPVYDQLLTSMCAKINCVQADPKPWVGLVNEKEDDEMQITGYKRSLLRTTFCWFFICLTGGLLSLIMHWWRHLYLIATHEKCSLDIAEKVLIQEHYQAKHVTYYVKAIQEINATMSMKSLQLQTRFSPSLLAKNGSSGNGNTLTLQRQSEVEIDEKSFHISLHFSSGQFKHTNHVRMFNCKHLRYVWDKQSQSFNKLKGLDVNVSSAYFHQQRGLPVQEQLSRRLAYGPNEITVPYKNFKTLLVLEMLNPFYVFQIFSVILWFTYDYYYYACVILLMSMFGIAMSIIQTKKNQDSLRETVLNKGCALVVTETGEVLETGTEWLVLGDVIEIPTNGCIMQCDAVLLSGNCILDESMLTGESVPVTKTPLPMRRDMIYDKKEHARHTLFCGTKVIQTRYIGSEKVLAIVINTGNITAKGGLIRSILYPPPIDYKFEQDSYKFIECLGLIALIGFIYTLVTKVSRGIDAVKIAVESLDLITIVVPPALPAAMTVGRFYAQKRLKKKNIYCISPRSINVAGSIDCCCFDKTGTLTEEGLDMWGVVPKTVTNEFQMPIKQIERLPYGNFLFGMVTCHSITIVNGKLMGDPLDLKMFESTGWTLEDQKNVPDCQKYSLIHPTIVRQPKKENLHGESNIAAASVQRQSSIDDLLADVGLLNGETNNDHGIVREFPFTSNLQRMSVITRRLSGSNFNVYCKGSPEMMQQLCQPSSLPENYSKQLAFFAKRGYRVIAMAFKPLSFKMSYIKAQRLAREIVESDLEFLGFVVMENRLKPDTSEVIASLTNANIRTVMITGDNLLTAISVARDCGIVSSDQAVVTVNARQVLQKESHAYELYYTLDIGGCEDATKDLVNISDIISLQSSAANSIDGVCETENFQIFNGDVLSLSSVSMTLPNSNSLTSVETCETWTHQDPELGVVSCKHEKKCHRPTWRNNYRFAMIGRTWQIVRENFPNELKNFVVRGAIFARMSPEQKQALIIDLQQLDYCVAMCGDGANDCGALKVAHTGISLSETESAIASPFTSRNATIECVPYIIKEGRAALVTSFGIFKYMAAYSMVQFISVMILYSIDSNLTDKQYLYVDLGLISVFAFFFGKTGAYVGPLAKQVPLNSLISLAPLASIILHLLVVVGFQMAGWYQLHQQDWFVAFKHSDEDHLGCYENYTMFAISSFQYIILAFIFSKGAPYRKPIWSNVPFCFSLVTNLAIVCYLVCYPSQWIRDFFQLVVPNDFRFRLWMLFYGAANFLVHVIVEIYVVDNLIFQKVQLRRERNMKKSKRKYMHVEYDLRCCKTWPSITKSCQAFDASTLLTEIKPTYVEIRAEQNFDTPASKNNALNSFFEAESIQAIQILPTVAECSVLSESDPTKSLLTDKQMRGGDVNVIQIS